Proteins encoded in a region of the Polynucleobacter antarcticus genome:
- a CDS encoding dimethyl sulfoxide reductase anchor subunit family protein — protein MRPQFSIIFFTTLAGLAQGLLFFAALLNLFTPVLPTAFLTHLALPMSLGLLALGLVASFFHLGHPERAWRAATMWRTSWLSREVIALPALIAITCLIYFYAFISEVPQWLWLALLIMTIILWVCTAKIYQCIRFIQEWSHPSTLTNFTLLGMTSGLILLELLLLIWNKPIEGLEDSGLSIAIFCLLFVSLNLKLWIWRRNKGLKPISNLATATGIKGNPIRQTSMGLMGGSFNTREFFHHQTDRVISNIRKIILLCAYVLPMILIAISINTINIGVIALVLFIHIAGLLAERWMFFAEANHPQNLYYQRVS, from the coding sequence ATGCGCCCACAATTCTCGATCATTTTTTTCACAACCCTCGCTGGCTTAGCTCAAGGCTTACTATTTTTTGCAGCCCTACTTAACTTATTCACCCCAGTTCTACCTACAGCATTTTTAACCCATCTTGCCTTACCGATGAGCCTAGGACTCCTTGCGTTGGGCTTAGTGGCATCGTTTTTTCACTTAGGTCACCCTGAACGTGCATGGCGTGCCGCCACGATGTGGAGAACCTCTTGGCTGTCTAGAGAGGTGATTGCGCTACCCGCACTAATAGCCATCACATGCTTAATTTATTTCTATGCCTTTATAAGTGAAGTACCTCAATGGCTTTGGCTCGCACTACTCATCATGACAATCATTCTTTGGGTATGTACTGCCAAAATTTATCAATGCATCCGTTTTATTCAAGAGTGGTCGCACCCTTCAACCCTCACTAACTTTACCCTTTTGGGCATGACTTCCGGCTTGATTCTTCTAGAACTGCTCCTACTTATTTGGAATAAACCGATTGAGGGCTTAGAGGATAGTGGTTTATCGATCGCTATATTTTGTCTCTTATTTGTATCTCTTAATCTGAAGCTATGGATCTGGCGTCGTAACAAAGGTCTGAAACCAATCTCTAATTTAGCCACAGCGACTGGGATTAAAGGTAACCCTATTCGACAAACCTCGATGGGATTGATGGGTGGCAGTTTTAATACTCGAGAATTTTTTCATCATCAAACAGATCGTGTTATCAGCAACATTCGTAAGATCATTCTTTTGTGTGCTTACGTACTACCTATGATCCTCATTGCAATTAGTATAAATACGATCAATATCGGTGTAATCGCTTTAGTACTATTTATTCATATAGCGGGCTTACTTGCTGAAAGATGGATGTTCTTTGCGGAGGCAAATCATCCCCAAAACTTGTACTACCAAAGGGTTTCTTAA
- a CDS encoding nitroreductase family protein produces MDVFAEKLIHGRVHVSPKRLVEPGPNTNQKEQILLAANAAPDHGRMVPWRFIEIQESSRSALGEVFSQCLFDRDTNATRAQLQEAREKAFRGPLLLLAIANYQDLNSDISKQEKLISLGCAIQNILLSAYALGFGSGLSSGRALQSDRIRMLFQLSSEEEPICFITIGTVLKNKLDRIRPSLSEYHSIF; encoded by the coding sequence ATGGATGTGTTCGCGGAAAAACTGATTCATGGCAGAGTCCATGTATCTCCAAAGAGGCTGGTAGAGCCAGGCCCTAATACCAATCAAAAAGAGCAGATCTTATTAGCGGCAAATGCCGCCCCTGATCATGGCAGGATGGTTCCGTGGCGCTTTATTGAGATACAAGAAAGTAGTCGATCCGCTTTAGGTGAAGTCTTTTCCCAATGTTTATTTGATCGCGATACAAACGCTACCAGAGCTCAACTTCAAGAAGCAAGAGAAAAAGCTTTTCGTGGGCCATTATTGCTCTTGGCTATTGCCAATTACCAAGACCTCAATAGTGACATCAGCAAACAGGAGAAATTAATCTCTCTTGGTTGTGCTATCCAGAATATCCTTCTAAGTGCCTATGCTCTTGGATTTGGCTCTGGGTTGTCAAGCGGTAGAGCACTGCAAAGCGACAGAATTCGGATGCTTTTTCAACTCTCTAGCGAAGAAGAGCCCATCTGCTTTATTACGATTGGAACGGTGCTGAAAAATAAACTGGATCGTATTAGGCCAAGTCTTTCTGAGTATCACTCTATCTTCTAA